Proteins from a single region of Fusobacterium gonidiaformans ATCC 25563:
- the pgeF gene encoding peptidoglycan editing factor PgeF: MIRDYENRTEFLAWIDFGIRIIYTKKSFGDVMMMSLPTLQEKLNLPLEKTIITGKQTHSDHIAMIQEKDIVYFEDNDGFITDREDVILYTKYADCMPVFLLDRKQKKIAVVHSGWKGSFQRIACKALTKMSKYYRTKVEDIEVVFGVGISQEHYEVGEEFFKQFQDSFSPIFITKSFQKKGEKYFYDNQEFIAQTLLECGVKEEKIFRNHLCSFEGDYHSYRRDREGAGRNGAFIYFEK; encoded by the coding sequence ATGATTCGAGATTATGAGAATAGAACAGAATTTTTAGCTTGGATAGATTTCGGGATTCGAATTATTTATACCAAGAAAAGTTTTGGAGATGTGATGATGATGTCTTTGCCGACTTTACAAGAAAAGTTAAATTTGCCATTGGAAAAGACAATCATTACAGGAAAACAAACACATAGTGATCACATTGCTATGATACAAGAAAAAGATATTGTATACTTTGAAGATAATGATGGTTTTATAACAGATAGAGAGGATGTTATTCTCTATACCAAGTATGCTGATTGTATGCCTGTATTTTTATTGGATAGAAAGCAAAAAAAAATCGCTGTTGTACATTCAGGGTGGAAGGGAAGTTTTCAAAGAATTGCTTGTAAGGCACTGACAAAGATGTCAAAGTATTACAGGACAAAAGTCGAAGATATAGAAGTTGTGTTTGGAGTAGGAATTTCTCAAGAGCATTACGAGGTAGGGGAAGAATTTTTTAAACAATTTCAAGATAGTTTTTCTCCTATTTTTATCACGAAAAGTTTTCAAAAAAAGGGTGAAAAATATTTTTATGATAATCAAGAATTCATTGCTCAGACATTATTGGAATGTGGTGTAAAGGAAGAAAAAATTTTTCGAAATCATCTTTGTAGTTTTGAAGGAGACTATCACTCTTATCGGCGAGATAGAGAGGGAGCAGGAAGAAATGGGGCATTTATATATTTTGAGAAATAA
- the aroF gene encoding 3-deoxy-7-phosphoheptulonate synthase, which produces MTKFVTRDFQKKDTILEIAGHKIGGENFLLMAGPCSVENKEMVFSIAKKVKECGGSVLRGGAYKPRTSPYDFQGLGEEGLRYLREAADEYGLLVVTEVMSAEDLELVERYADILQVGARNMQNYSLLKKLGTVKKPILLKRGLAAKIEELLMAAEYIFAYGNPNIILCERGIRTFETMTRNTVDINAIPLLKELTHLPILIDASHGTGKRSLVSPVTLAAVVAGADGAMIEIHEHPSCALSDGPQSLDFEMFEIFVKNLNKILAVREELL; this is translated from the coding sequence ATGACAAAGTTTGTTACAAGAGATTTTCAAAAAAAAGATACCATATTAGAGATAGCTGGTCATAAAATCGGAGGAGAAAATTTTCTTTTAATGGCAGGACCTTGTTCTGTAGAAAATAAAGAAATGGTATTTTCCATCGCTAAAAAAGTTAAAGAATGTGGTGGATCCGTATTGCGAGGAGGAGCCTATAAACCTAGGACATCTCCTTATGATTTTCAAGGCCTTGGAGAAGAAGGGCTTCGTTATTTGCGGGAAGCTGCAGATGAGTATGGCTTGCTAGTAGTAACAGAGGTAATGAGTGCAGAGGATTTGGAACTTGTAGAGCGTTATGCTGATATTTTACAAGTGGGAGCTCGAAATATGCAAAATTATAGTTTATTAAAAAAATTGGGAACTGTGAAAAAACCTATTTTATTAAAAAGAGGATTGGCTGCTAAGATCGAAGAATTACTGATGGCTGCAGAATATATCTTTGCCTATGGGAATCCTAATATTATTTTATGTGAAAGAGGGATACGAACTTTTGAAACGATGACAAGAAATACTGTAGATATCAATGCGATTCCATTGCTAAAAGAATTGACACATTTGCCGATTTTAATTGATGCTAGCCATGGAACGGGAAAAAGAAGTTTAGTAAGTCCTGTTACGTTAGCAGCGGTTGTTGCGGGTGCAGATGGGGCTATGATTGAAATTCATGAACATCCTTCTTGTGCCTTATCAGATGGACCTCAATCTCTTGATTTTGAAATGTTTGAAATTTTTGTGAAAAATTTGAATAAAATTTTAGCGGTGAGAGAGGAACTTTTATGA
- a CDS encoding Smr/MutS family protein, giving the protein MYNEIDLHGMNYEDALRIFIQKYNEILRKKEKREICVIHGYGSKRLDSSAVLRENLRNYLSKQKGKLKYRLDLNPGVTYVVPIAFLEERGKRKK; this is encoded by the coding sequence ATGTACAATGAAATTGATTTACATGGAATGAATTATGAAGATGCTCTACGCATTTTTATTCAAAAGTATAATGAAATCTTAAGGAAAAAAGAGAAAAGAGAAATTTGTGTAATTCATGGATATGGCTCTAAAAGATTAGATAGTTCTGCAGTTCTCAGAGAAAATCTTCGGAACTATTTATCGAAGCAGAAAGGAAAACTAAAATATCGATTAGATTTAAATCCGGGAGTTACTTATGTAGTACCAATCGCATTTTTGGAAGAGAGGGGTAAACGGAAAAAATGA
- a CDS encoding alanine/glycine:cation symporter family protein: MELVNTLNGYLWSYILIGLLLISGIFYTLRTGFAQIFLFGDMLKLVTGKLSALKDGEKKEANQVSAFQAFCISVSSHVGTGNLAGVAIAVVLGGPGALFWMWVTSLIGCATSLIENTLAQVYKEEDGKGGFRGGPAYYMEKALGWKSMAKFFSVIVIITFAFAFNTVQANTIAQAFEGSFGFSPMVVGIVVTVLSALVIFGGLQRIANFAGLVVPVMALGYVIVALIVLLMNIAHIPALIMLIVKSAFGVQAMAGGAMGVAMLQGVKRGLYSNEAGMGSAPNAAATSNVSHPVKQGLLQAFGVFVDTIIICSATGFIVLLLPDYANVGETGIKLTQIALSREVGAWGNPFITACLFLFAFSSVIGNYYYGETNVEFLSGGNKQIMLIFRVISVAIIYIGSVAKLSTVWDLADLSMGIMAIMNIVAIAILSPKALHVIQDYRKKRKEGKNPEYSVKDTPEITNTEVWD; this comes from the coding sequence ATGGAATTGGTAAACACACTTAATGGGTATCTTTGGTCTTATATTTTAATAGGACTATTGTTAATTTCAGGTATTTTTTATACCTTGAGAACAGGATTTGCACAAATCTTCTTATTTGGAGATATGTTGAAATTAGTTACTGGAAAGTTATCGGCATTAAAAGACGGAGAAAAAAAAGAAGCAAATCAAGTTTCAGCTTTCCAAGCATTTTGTATTAGCGTATCTTCACATGTTGGAACAGGAAACTTAGCTGGAGTTGCGATCGCGGTGGTATTAGGAGGACCGGGAGCTTTATTTTGGATGTGGGTTACTTCTTTAATCGGTTGTGCGACAAGTTTGATTGAAAATACTTTAGCTCAAGTTTATAAAGAAGAAGATGGAAAAGGTGGATTCCGAGGAGGACCTGCTTATTATATGGAAAAAGCTTTAGGATGGAAATCTATGGCAAAATTCTTCTCTGTGATTGTTATTATTACCTTTGCTTTTGCTTTCAATACAGTACAAGCGAATACGATTGCTCAAGCTTTTGAAGGAAGTTTTGGATTTAGCCCTATGGTTGTCGGAATTGTGGTAACCGTTTTATCTGCTTTAGTTATTTTCGGGGGATTACAAAGAATTGCAAACTTTGCGGGATTAGTGGTTCCTGTCATGGCTTTAGGATATGTTATTGTAGCTTTGATAGTATTATTGATGAATATTGCACATATTCCTGCTTTAATTATGTTAATTGTTAAGAGTGCTTTCGGAGTACAAGCTATGGCTGGAGGAGCTATGGGTGTGGCTATGTTACAAGGAGTAAAAAGAGGATTGTATTCTAATGAAGCTGGTATGGGGTCAGCACCGAATGCTGCAGCAACATCAAATGTATCTCATCCGGTAAAACAAGGATTATTACAAGCTTTTGGAGTATTTGTCGATACGATTATTATTTGTAGTGCAACAGGATTTATTGTATTGTTACTTCCTGATTATGCAAACGTAGGAGAAACAGGAATTAAATTGACTCAAATTGCTTTATCTCGAGAAGTAGGAGCTTGGGGAAATCCATTTATCACAGCTTGCTTATTCTTATTCGCTTTTAGTTCTGTCATTGGAAATTATTATTATGGAGAGACCAATGTAGAATTTTTATCCGGTGGAAACAAACAAATTATGTTAATTTTTAGAGTCATCAGTGTTGCAATTATTTATATCGGTTCTGTGGCAAAATTATCGACTGTATGGGATTTAGCAGATTTATCAATGGGAATTATGGCAATTATGAACATTGTGGCAATTGCTATTTTAAGTCCGAAAGCATTGCACGTAATTCAAGATTATAGAAAGAAAAGAAAAGAAGGAAAGAATCCGGAATATTCTGTTAAGGATACTCCAGAAATTACTAATACAGAAGTTTGGGATTAG
- a CDS encoding OmpA family protein, with translation MKFQKTTASLLLALTLVGCTSSPFLTDEGNINKKSSGTAGGAAVGALLGQLIGKDTKGTLIGAGVGALAGLGWGAYRDQQEAALRASLKNTAVQVQRDGENISLYLPGGVTFASDSAQISGNFYSALNSIAQVLVQYPETQILVQGHTDNTGSFQHNMDLSNRRANSVKQYLIGQGVASNRLMSQGFGPNNPVADNSTPDGRQMNRRVEIKIAPKYN, from the coding sequence ATGAAATTTCAAAAAACGACTGCAAGTTTACTATTAGCTTTGACCTTAGTTGGATGTACTTCAAGTCCATTTTTAACAGACGAAGGAAATATAAACAAAAAATCATCAGGAACTGCGGGAGGAGCTGCTGTTGGTGCTTTGCTTGGACAACTTATCGGAAAAGATACCAAAGGAACTTTAATTGGAGCTGGAGTGGGAGCTTTGGCTGGATTAGGTTGGGGAGCTTACCGAGATCAACAAGAAGCTGCTTTACGTGCTAGTTTGAAGAATACAGCAGTCCAAGTACAAAGAGATGGAGAAAATATCAGCCTTTACCTTCCGGGAGGAGTTACTTTTGCAAGTGATAGTGCTCAAATTTCAGGAAACTTTTATTCTGCTTTAAATTCTATTGCACAAGTTTTAGTACAATATCCCGAAACACAAATTTTAGTGCAAGGTCACACAGACAACACAGGATCTTTTCAACATAATATGGATTTATCAAATAGAAGAGCAAATTCTGTAAAACAATATTTAATTGGACAAGGAGTGGCTTCTAATCGTTTAATGTCTCAAGGATTTGGACCAAATAATCCAGTAGCTGATAACTCTACTCCAGACGGAAGACAAATGAACCGAAGAGTAGAAATTAAAATTGCTCCAAAATATAACTAA
- a CDS encoding urocanate hydratase — protein MINQDIFHAMTIKLEACDIPKEIPKMDPNIRRAPKRVVNLTEDDIKLALKNALRYIPEEFHEMLAPEFLEELMEHGRIYGYRFRPEGRIYGRPIDEYKGNCTDTKAIQVMIDNNLDFAIALYPYELVTYGETGQVCQNWMQYRLIKKYLENMTQDQTLVMASGHPTGLFHSNPYAPRVIITNGLMVGLFDDYDNWARGAAIGVANYGQMTAGGWMYIGPQGIVHGTYSTILNAGRLFCGVPADGDLRGKLFVTSGLGGMSGAQGKAGVIAKGVAIVAEVDISRIHTRLEQGWVNQIAETPEEAFTIAHEKLAAKEAYAIAFHGNVVDLLEYADTHNEHIDLLSDQTSCHAVYDGGYCPVGISFEERTRLLAEDRKTFRELVDKTLKRHYDVIKRLTDKGVYFFDYGNSFLKAIYDTGVKEISKNGRDDKAGFIFPSYVEDILGPELFDYGYGPFRWCCLSGKHEDLIKTDHAALELVDPNRRYQDRDNYVWIQDADKNNLVVGTQCRIFYQDAMSRTAIALKFNDMVRKGEIGPVMLGRDHHDVSGTDSPFRETSNIKDGSNIMADMATQCFAGNAARGMTMIALHNGGGVGIGKSINGGFGMVLDGSLRVDEILKQAMPWDVMGGVARRAWARNPHSIETVIEYNNKNQGTDHITLPYIASDDLVNGLVEKVLKK, from the coding sequence ATGATAAATCAAGATATATTTCATGCAATGACAATCAAATTAGAAGCTTGTGATATTCCAAAAGAAATTCCTAAGATGGATCCAAACATTCGGAGAGCTCCAAAAAGAGTAGTCAATTTAACAGAAGATGATATTAAGTTAGCTTTGAAAAATGCTTTACGTTATATTCCGGAAGAGTTTCATGAAATGTTAGCTCCGGAATTTTTGGAAGAATTGATGGAACATGGAAGAATTTATGGATATCGTTTTCGACCGGAAGGAAGAATTTATGGAAGACCCATTGATGAATATAAGGGAAATTGCACCGATACAAAGGCAATTCAAGTTATGATTGATAATAATTTGGATTTTGCGATTGCTCTATATCCTTATGAATTAGTTACCTATGGAGAAACCGGTCAAGTTTGTCAAAACTGGATGCAATACCGATTGATTAAAAAATATTTAGAAAATATGACACAAGATCAAACTTTGGTGATGGCATCCGGACATCCAACGGGATTATTCCATTCCAATCCTTATGCTCCGAGAGTGATTATTACCAATGGACTTATGGTAGGATTGTTTGATGATTATGACAACTGGGCAAGAGGAGCTGCAATTGGAGTGGCTAACTACGGACAAATGACAGCCGGTGGTTGGATGTATATTGGACCGCAAGGAATTGTTCATGGTACTTACTCTACGATTTTAAATGCCGGAAGATTATTCTGTGGAGTTCCGGCTGATGGAGATTTACGAGGAAAATTATTCGTGACTTCAGGTCTTGGAGGAATGAGTGGAGCTCAAGGAAAAGCAGGAGTAATTGCAAAAGGGGTTGCCATTGTAGCAGAAGTGGATATTTCGAGAATTCATACTCGTTTAGAACAAGGTTGGGTAAATCAAATTGCAGAAACACCGGAAGAAGCTTTTACAATTGCTCATGAAAAATTAGCAGCAAAAGAAGCTTATGCCATTGCTTTTCATGGAAATGTAGTAGATTTATTAGAATATGCAGATACACACAATGAACACATCGACTTATTATCTGATCAAACTTCTTGTCATGCTGTGTATGACGGAGGATATTGTCCGGTAGGAATTTCCTTTGAAGAAAGAACAAGATTACTGGCAGAAGATAGAAAAACATTCCGAGAATTAGTAGATAAGACATTAAAACGTCACTATGACGTCATTAAGAGATTGACAGATAAGGGAGTTTATTTCTTTGACTATGGAAACTCTTTCTTAAAAGCTATCTATGATACAGGAGTGAAAGAAATTTCTAAAAATGGAAGAGATGATAAGGCAGGATTTATTTTCCCTTCTTATGTCGAAGATATTCTAGGACCGGAATTATTTGACTACGGATATGGACCTTTCCGATGGTGTTGTCTATCAGGAAAACACGAAGATTTAATTAAAACAGACCATGCAGCTTTGGAATTGGTAGATCCGAACAGAAGATACCAAGATAGAGATAACTATGTATGGATTCAAGATGCAGATAAGAATAATTTAGTAGTAGGAACACAATGTAGAATTTTCTATCAAGATGCGATGAGTAGAACAGCAATTGCCTTAAAATTTAATGATATGGTACGAAAAGGAGAAATCGGACCGGTAATGTTGGGAAGAGATCATCATGACGTATCAGGAACAGACTCTCCATTCCGAGAAACCTCTAACATTAAAGACGGAAGTAATATCATGGCAGATATGGCAACCCAATGTTTTGCCGGAAATGCTGCTCGTGGAATGACTATGATAGCTCTTCATAATGGTGGAGGAGTTGGAATCGGAAAATCGATCAATGGTGGTTTTGGAATGGTATTGGATGGAAGCTTACGAGTAGATGAAATCTTGAAACAAGCAATGCCTTGGGATGTTATGGGAGGAGTTGCGAGAAGAGCATGGGCAAGAAATCCTCATTCCATTGAAACAGTAATAGAATATAATAATAAGAACCAAGGTACAGATCATATCACTTTACCTTATATTGCTTCTGATGACTTAGTAAATGGTTTGGTAGAAAAAGTATTGAAGAAATAA
- the hutH gene encoding histidine ammonia-lyase gives MELVLGNNRITLEDLVNVTRRGYKVKISEEAYEKIDRARALVDKYVEEGKVSYGITTGFGKFAEVTISKEETGQLQKNIIMSHSCSVGNPMPNDVARGIVLLRAVNLAKGYSGVRRVVVETLVEMLNKNVTPWIPEKGSVGSSGDLSPLAHMSLVLLGMGKAYYEGELLDGKTAMERAGIPILPSLSSKEGLALTNGTQSLTSVGAHVLYDAINLSKHLDIAAAMTMEGLHGIIDAYDARIGEVRGQEGQIQTAENMRNLLAGSKNVTKQGVERVQDSYVLRCIPQIHGASKDTLEYVKRKVEIEINAVTDNPLIFVDTDEVISGGNFHGQPMALPFDFLGIALAEMANVSERRIEKMVNPAINHGLPAFLVEKGGLNSGFMIVQYSAAALVSENKVLAHPASVDSIPTSANQEDHVSMGSVAAKKSKDILENVRNVIGMELITACQAIDLKGAKDKLSKATRAAYDEVRQYVPYVDVDRESYVDIHKAEAIIKTNKIVETVEKIIGGLH, from the coding sequence TTGGAATTAGTATTAGGAAACAATAGAATTACTTTGGAAGATTTAGTAAATGTAACACGAAGAGGATATAAAGTTAAAATCTCAGAGGAAGCATATGAAAAGATTGACAGAGCGAGAGCTTTGGTAGATAAGTATGTGGAAGAAGGAAAAGTTTCTTATGGGATTACAACGGGGTTTGGAAAATTTGCAGAAGTAACGATCTCAAAAGAAGAAACAGGTCAATTACAAAAAAATATCATTATGAGTCACTCTTGTAGTGTAGGAAATCCAATGCCCAATGATGTTGCAAGAGGAATTGTTTTACTACGAGCGGTAAACTTAGCTAAAGGATATTCCGGGGTAAGAAGAGTGGTAGTAGAAACCTTAGTGGAAATGTTAAATAAAAATGTAACTCCATGGATACCTGAAAAAGGTTCGGTTGGTTCTTCAGGAGATTTGTCTCCATTAGCACATATGTCATTAGTTCTATTAGGAATGGGAAAAGCCTACTATGAAGGGGAGTTACTAGATGGAAAAACAGCGATGGAACGAGCAGGAATTCCAATTTTACCATCTTTATCTTCGAAAGAAGGATTGGCTTTGACCAACGGAACACAATCTTTGACTTCGGTAGGAGCTCATGTTTTATACGATGCTATTAACTTATCCAAACATCTTGATATCGCTGCTGCTATGACAATGGAAGGATTGCATGGAATTATCGATGCTTATGATGCAAGGATTGGAGAAGTAAGAGGTCAAGAAGGGCAAATTCAAACAGCAGAAAATATGAGAAACCTTTTAGCAGGAAGTAAAAATGTAACGAAACAAGGAGTGGAAAGAGTTCAAGATTCTTATGTATTGCGATGTATTCCTCAAATTCATGGAGCAAGTAAAGATACCTTAGAATATGTAAAACGTAAAGTGGAAATTGAAATCAATGCAGTCACAGACAATCCATTGATTTTTGTGGATACAGACGAAGTGATTTCCGGAGGAAATTTCCACGGACAACCTATGGCATTGCCATTTGATTTCTTAGGAATTGCTTTGGCGGAAATGGCAAATGTTTCGGAAAGAAGAATTGAAAAAATGGTAAATCCGGCGATTAACCATGGACTACCGGCTTTCTTAGTGGAAAAAGGTGGATTAAATTCCGGATTTATGATTGTACAATATAGTGCGGCAGCTTTGGTATCTGAAAATAAAGTGTTGGCTCATCCTGCTTCTGTCGATTCGATTCCAACTTCGGCAAATCAAGAAGATCATGTTTCTATGGGATCTGTTGCGGCGAAGAAATCGAAGGATATTTTAGAAAATGTAAGAAATGTCATTGGAATGGAACTTATCACGGCTTGTCAAGCGATTGACTTGAAAGGAGCAAAAGATAAATTATCGAAAGCAACAAGAGCTGCTTATGATGAAGTTCGACAATATGTTCCTTATGTAGATGTGGATCGAGAAAGTTATGTGGATATTCATAAAGCGGAAGCAATTATTAAAACAAATAAGATCGTAGAAACTGTTGAGAAAATAATAGGAGGGCTACATTAA
- a CDS encoding ROK family protein — MYQKEIKKNNENIIFEYIYNQKQGFSIAEVCQSLDLTFPTVKRIFESFLEKSILIQAKKNNHGVGRKAMEYTYNNDFCYSIGVRISEDFLHLILTNSIGKVFCQSKITIPSQLKNICSFLEENILVFLRQINQEKKNKIVGIGISIPGIFNQETKMIEFKINHFSSFVALEELQKNIPYPIYIENESNLSAIAEAVLGKYLNLSEFTVLTINKNIGSSHFVRREKDRNFYFKAGRIHHMIVNKNGRKCYCGSKGCLGTYISIKALLQDFQEIFPEVQDIESIFHEKYRESKEGKKILEQYIEYLAIGIQNLLFFSNPEKIIISGMICHFQEYLYTKLLNKIYHSGHIFFRGRDTVVFSSFHENSSLVGAALFPIVDNMF; from the coding sequence ATGTACCAAAAAGAAATCAAAAAAAATAATGAAAATATTATTTTTGAATACATATACAATCAAAAACAAGGATTTTCGATTGCAGAAGTTTGTCAAAGTTTAGATTTGACATTTCCAACTGTCAAAAGAATTTTCGAAAGCTTTCTAGAAAAATCTATCCTAATTCAAGCTAAAAAAAATAATCATGGAGTTGGAAGAAAGGCTATGGAATATACTTATAACAATGACTTCTGTTACTCTATCGGAGTCCGTATTTCTGAAGATTTTCTTCATTTGATTTTGACAAATAGTATCGGAAAAGTTTTTTGTCAATCTAAAATAACAATACCCTCTCAATTAAAAAATATATGTTCTTTCTTAGAAGAAAATATATTGGTATTCTTACGACAAATCAATCAGGAGAAAAAAAATAAAATTGTTGGAATCGGTATCTCAATTCCCGGAATTTTTAACCAAGAAACAAAGATGATAGAATTTAAAATCAATCATTTTTCATCTTTTGTGGCCTTAGAAGAGTTACAAAAAAATATTCCTTATCCAATTTATATTGAGAATGAATCTAATTTATCTGCCATTGCAGAAGCAGTTTTAGGCAAATATCTAAATCTTTCCGAATTTACCGTTTTGACCATTAACAAAAATATAGGAAGTTCTCATTTTGTACGGCGGGAGAAGGATAGAAATTTTTACTTCAAAGCAGGAAGAATTCATCACATGATAGTCAATAAAAACGGGAGGAAGTGTTATTGTGGAAGTAAAGGTTGCTTAGGAACTTATATCTCTATTAAAGCTCTACTTCAAGATTTTCAAGAAATTTTTCCTGAAGTCCAAGATATTGAAAGCATTTTTCATGAAAAATATAGAGAAAGTAAAGAAGGAAAAAAAATATTGGAACAATATATTGAATATCTTGCAATAGGAATTCAAAATCTTCTCTTTTTTTCCAATCCAGAAAAAATTATTATTAGTGGAATGATTTGCCACTTCCAAGAATATCTATATACAAAACTATTAAACAAAATTTATCATTCAGGTCATATTTTCTTTCGTGGAAGAGATACTGTTGTCTTTTCTTCCTTTCATGAAAATTCTAGTTTAGTTGGAGCAGCACTTTTTCCTATTGTTGATAATATGTTTTAA
- a CDS encoding RnfABCDGE type electron transport complex subunit B codes for MEAIVMAVVILGVTGLAMGLFLAFAAKKFEVQIDPKIEEIISILPGANCGGCGYPGCSGYASAIVETGAAMTLCSPGGSAVAAKIGDIMGASVDTSGEKVVARVICQGDNSFSKKRFDFDGELRTCAAVTLYAGGDKSCKYGCLGYGDCERVCPVGAIVVNEKGIASVDEEACISCGLCVKACPKSVIAMTPVAKKVTVKCMSKDKGGDAKKACGIACIGCGMCQRTCPFGAIEVSNNLAKIDPAKCKNCQLCVVVCPTKAIYTGLNRPLPKKPEPKKPAAPKPAAAPTPTPEVKKEVVVEKVVEEVKAEKE; via the coding sequence ATGGAAGCGATTGTAATGGCCGTTGTTATCTTAGGGGTAACAGGCTTGGCGATGGGATTATTCTTAGCGTTTGCTGCTAAGAAATTCGAAGTGCAAATTGATCCCAAGATAGAAGAAATCATTAGTATACTTCCAGGAGCAAACTGTGGAGGATGTGGATACCCAGGATGTTCAGGATATGCTAGTGCGATTGTAGAAACAGGAGCAGCAATGACTTTATGTTCTCCAGGGGGTTCTGCGGTAGCAGCTAAAATTGGAGATATTATGGGTGCATCAGTCGATACTTCTGGTGAAAAAGTAGTAGCAAGAGTTATTTGTCAAGGAGATAATAGTTTTTCAAAGAAAAGATTTGATTTTGATGGAGAACTAAGAACTTGTGCAGCTGTAACTTTGTATGCAGGTGGAGATAAATCTTGTAAATATGGTTGTCTAGGATATGGAGACTGTGAAAGAGTTTGTCCTGTGGGAGCGATTGTTGTCAATGAAAAAGGAATTGCCTCTGTGGATGAAGAAGCATGTATTTCTTGCGGATTATGTGTAAAGGCTTGTCCAAAGAGTGTTATTGCAATGACACCTGTAGCAAAAAAAGTAACTGTAAAATGTATGTCCAAAGATAAAGGTGGAGATGCAAAGAAGGCTTGTGGAATTGCTTGTATTGGATGTGGAATGTGTCAAAGAACTTGTCCGTTTGGAGCAATTGAAGTAAGCAACAACTTGGCAAAGATTGATCCAGCAAAATGTAAAAATTGTCAACTTTGTGTGGTTGTATGTCCTACGAAAGCAATTTATACAGGATTGAATAGACCATTACCGAAAAAGCCTGAGCCTAAAAAACCAGCTGCACCAAAACCAGCAGCGGCACCTACTCCAACACCTGAAGTGAAGAAAGAAGTCGTTGTGGAAAAAGTAGTAGAAGAAGTAAAGGCAGAAAAAGAATAA
- the rsxA gene encoding electron transport complex subunit RsxA, protein MSLGSIFGIIISSIFINNIIFAKFLGCCPFMGVSKKIDASLGMGMAVTFVITIASGVTWLVYRFILEPMGLAYLQTIAFILIIASLVQFVEMAIQKTSPSLYKALGVFLPLITTNCAVLGVAIINIQADYNFIETLVNGFSVAVGFSLALILLAGVRERIEYSAIPKAFQGIPIAFLTASLLAMAFMGFSGMKI, encoded by the coding sequence TAACAATATTATTTTTGCTAAGTTCTTGGGATGTTGTCCTTTTATGGGAGTATCTAAAAAAATTGATGCTTCTCTTGGAATGGGTATGGCAGTAACGTTTGTTATTACAATAGCTTCAGGAGTAACATGGTTAGTATATCGATTTATTTTAGAACCAATGGGATTAGCATATTTACAAACGATTGCTTTTATCTTGATTATTGCCTCTTTGGTACAATTTGTAGAAATGGCAATTCAAAAAACATCTCCAAGTTTGTATAAAGCATTAGGAGTATTTTTACCATTGATCACTACAAACTGTGCAGTATTAGGGGTAGCAATTATCAATATTCAAGCGGACTATAACTTTATTGAAACTTTAGTCAATGGATTTTCTGTTGCAGTCGGATTTTCTTTAGCATTGATTTTATTAGCGGGAGTTCGAGAAAGAATAGAATATTCAGCGATACCAAAGGCATTTCAAGGAATTCCAATTGCCTTTTTGACAGCAAGTTTATTGGCTATGGCATTTATGGGATTCAGTGGAATGAAAATTTAA